In Fibrobacter succinogenes, a single window of DNA contains:
- a CDS encoding tetratricopeptide repeat protein — protein sequence MFRARFLALIFFAALLDGCTCCAYLNHMFNAERLYEEATELRTARLDSVPDETQSYPGGDESQKYEKIIEKGSRVLERFPKNKKRTAEAVFLIAESYRHKADWPKAITKYDEYERYFADNDSMRAVEYQRAYCLYRNQEFNISRFALEPVVADKNHPYYFQGLNLLSLLDEKSEAPEQAIAALEAVLADTSGTPYMKGKAHFRLAGLYFKMENWEKAHHHYNAKEIENLNDRERQTAGEQSAECLVNSKEYLKAADEFKQLYKNEAYADKRSTYLVRIGETTLLAGRNADAYVIFNKVNTEYPKTEPSSRSYFNMGDYEQTKTLNYDLAMSYYDSSYIARSISEYGRKSRERRNALRNLVSMRDRNEEILQSKDSVPNMKSFFKNEFMIAELFLLKLSEADSALARLTNVIEKSDDTASVMRASYARAFIYDEFLHDPDTAEELYKEIIEKYPNTEYAKQAQANIGMRVTMKTREDEARDRYMEAESLWTVASEMPVNKMELVDSAYASAFNAFDNVYKDYPQTQSGVQALYMKAIYFQMNPERLDSAVAIYRQLRDYHGQTAWGQRAAYVLNTRLTTTDDDLAKLRKRTAKTIENLEKNSAKYYEDLKAKPEEKKAEIINKEDEILENTYNSMYDFE from the coding sequence ATGTTCCGTGCTCGTTTTTTAGCTCTTATTTTTTTCGCTGCGTTGTTGGATGGCTGCACTTGCTGCGCCTACTTGAATCACATGTTCAATGCAGAACGGCTTTATGAAGAAGCGACGGAACTGCGTACCGCCCGTTTGGATAGTGTTCCCGACGAAACCCAGTCCTACCCGGGTGGCGATGAATCTCAAAAGTACGAAAAAATTATTGAAAAAGGCTCCCGCGTGCTGGAGCGTTTCCCCAAAAATAAGAAGCGTACTGCCGAAGCCGTTTTCCTCATTGCTGAATCTTACAGGCATAAAGCCGATTGGCCCAAGGCTATTACTAAGTACGACGAATACGAACGCTATTTTGCCGATAACGATTCCATGCGTGCCGTGGAATACCAGCGTGCCTACTGCCTTTATCGCAACCAGGAGTTCAATATTAGCCGCTTTGCGCTAGAACCCGTAGTGGCCGATAAAAATCACCCGTATTATTTCCAGGGCTTGAACCTCCTTTCGCTTTTGGATGAAAAATCCGAAGCTCCGGAGCAGGCGATTGCCGCTTTGGAAGCTGTGCTTGCCGATACGAGCGGAACCCCTTACATGAAGGGCAAGGCTCATTTCCGTTTGGCAGGGCTTTACTTCAAGATGGAAAACTGGGAAAAGGCGCACCATCACTATAACGCCAAGGAAATCGAAAACTTGAACGATCGCGAACGCCAGACGGCGGGCGAGCAGTCGGCAGAATGCCTTGTGAACAGCAAGGAATACCTCAAGGCCGCTGATGAATTTAAGCAGCTTTACAAGAACGAAGCTTATGCAGATAAGCGCTCGACATATTTAGTCCGCATCGGTGAAACGACGCTTTTGGCCGGGCGCAATGCCGATGCTTATGTGATTTTCAATAAGGTCAATACTGAGTATCCCAAGACAGAACCGTCTTCGCGCAGTTACTTTAACATGGGCGATTATGAACAGACCAAGACGCTGAATTACGACCTTGCCATGTCTTATTACGACAGCAGTTATATTGCAAGATCGATTAGCGAATATGGTAGAAAGTCCCGTGAACGCCGTAACGCATTGAGAAACCTCGTTTCTATGCGTGACCGCAACGAGGAAATTCTTCAAAGCAAAGATTCTGTCCCCAATATGAAGTCGTTCTTCAAGAACGAGTTTATGATTGCGGAACTCTTTTTGCTCAAGCTTTCCGAGGCGGATAGCGCCCTTGCAAGGCTTACGAATGTGATTGAAAAGTCCGACGACACGGCAAGCGTGATGCGTGCTTCTTATGCACGAGCTTTTATCTATGATGAATTTTTGCATGATCCGGATACGGCCGAAGAACTGTACAAGGAAATTATCGAGAAGTATCCGAATACCGAATATGCCAAACAAGCTCAGGCAAATATTGGCATGCGCGTGACGATGAAAACGCGTGAAGACGAAGCTCGTGATCGTTACATGGAGGCAGAAAGCCTGTGGACTGTGGCTTCGGAAATGCCGGTGAACAAGATGGAGTTGGTGGACTCCGCTTATGCCTCTGCGTTTAATGCTTTCGATAATGTCTATAAAGATTATCCGCAGACGCAGTCCGGTGTGCAGGCTCTTTACATGAAGGCCATTTATTTCCAGATGAACCCGGAACGGTTGGACAGCGCTGTCGCCATTTATCGGCAGCTCCGTGATTACCATGGCCAGACTGCATGGGGGCAACGTGCTGCTTATGTGCTGAATACGCGCCTTACTACAACGGATGA